Proteins encoded together in one Nitrospirota bacterium window:
- the secE gene encoding preprotein translocase subunit SecE, producing MFRKSIDSIREFFSDVRGELKKVSFPTRAETVGSTTVVIVFCVIMSLYLSFIDSVLVWVVGKIL from the coding sequence ATGTTCAGAAAGTCGATAGATTCTATCCGAGAGTTTTTCAGCGATGTGCGTGGTGAGTTGAAGAAGGTCTCGTTTCCGACTCGAGCCGAAACGGTTGGGTCTACGACAGTGGTCATTGTGTTTTGCGTTATCATGTCCTTGTATCTGTCGTTCATCGATTCAGTTCTCGTCTGGGTCGTGGGTAAAATTCTGTAA
- the rpmG gene encoding 50S ribosomal protein L33 encodes MREIIDLACTICKQRNYSTMKNKKNDPDRLERNKFCKFCRKHNAHKEVK; translated from the coding sequence ATGCGAGAGATCATTGATTTGGCGTGCACGATCTGCAAGCAGCGGAACTATTCCACCATGAAGAATAAGAAGAACGATCCGGATCGGCTGGAGCGGAATAAGTTCTGCAAGTTCTGCCGGAAGCACAATGCCCATAAGGAAGTGAAGTAG
- the tuf gene encoding elongation factor Tu (EF-Tu; promotes GTP-dependent binding of aminoacyl-tRNA to the A-site of ribosomes during protein biosynthesis; when the tRNA anticodon matches the mRNA codon, GTP hydrolysis results; the inactive EF-Tu-GDP leaves the ribosome and release of GDP is promoted by elongation factor Ts; many prokaryotes have two copies of the gene encoding EF-Tu) translates to EMVMPGDNVSVTGELISPIAMDQGLRFAVREGGKTVGSGVVTEILA, encoded by the coding sequence GAGATGGTCATGCCGGGCGATAATGTGAGTGTGACGGGTGAGCTGATTAGCCCGATCGCGATGGATCAAGGGCTGCGGTTCGCGGTGCGCGAGGGCGGCAAGACTGTCGGTTCTGGCGTCGTCACCGAAATTCTGGCGTAA